CCCAAGTGACAGGCGGCCGGCTCACCCTGGGACCTCCCTCTTCCAGCCCCAAGCTCAAGTGCGGGCCATTTGTCCAGTTGCCCACTGCCAACGCCAACTGCTGGTAGCCGGCTGCGAACCTGCGAGCTCCGCCCAGCTCTCTGCCGCCCAAGCCTCCGGGTCGCGTgacccttccttcttttcatacCCAGCCGCTCGGGGCACCGCTCTGTGCCAGGCAATCCCTGAGATCCCTTGCCCTCAATCAGACGGTCAGGCCAGTTTTACATTGTCAGCTTTTATTCCTTCCAGTCACAGAGCCCAAAGGAGCAGCCTTTCCCGCGTGGAGCAGGAAGGCAAAGGTGGAGCTGGCCACGCCCAGTGGACCTTCAGTCTGGATGACCATGAACAAAGGCCGGCTCCTTACTGAACGCCCTCCATCATCTTCAGAAACTCTGCGGAGAAGAGGGACGAGGTCAGGTGTACCGTTCAGGGCACAGGGGGTGCCTAGTCGTTAATGGGTAAATTGCACTAAGCTGCGGGAGCATCCTATGGACCCTCAATAGTGTGGGAAGGAATTTAGCCTattcccagcccccccccacacacacacacacaaagccaagaGCTCCGGCTGGCCCTCACCATCGAAGTCAATGCGGCCATCGTTGTTTTTATCACCGTCCTTCATCAGGGATTCAATCTCCTCTTCTGTCACATGCTCCCCAGAAGCCCGGAAAATCTCAGCTAGCTCCTCGGCATCGATATAGCCATCTGCGTTCCTttgggagggaaggacagaggaggaCACAGGGTCAACCTCACCCTGACCAGCCTGCTCCTTTGCTTCAGGCCCGCTGGCTACATCTGCTCCCAGGTCCAGGATCCCAGAAGCCCCACGCACCTGTCAAAGATGCGGAAACACTCAGCCAGTTCCTCTTCGCTCTTCCCCTTCGCATCCTCTTTCATCTGGCgcaccatcatgaccaagaactcCTCAAAGTCGATAGTACCGCTGCCTGCAAGGAGCGGGATTGGTGGATGTGGGGCCTGCTTAGCCCAAGGTGCCCTGAGCCTCTCTCCTCCCGGTCCCCTGCCCTGGAGGGGCCCAACTCACCATCCTCGTCCACCTCCTCGATGATGGCATCCAGTTCTTCTTTGGTGGGTGTCTGCCCTAGCATCCTCATCACGGTGCCCAACTCTTTAACGCTGATGTCCCCACCGCCATCAGCATCAAACATGTCAAAGGCAGCCTTGAACTCtagcagaggagacaggaggagtgATGGGTGAGGCCGGTTGGATTGTCAGCCTCACGCCTAATCTCTCCCAATGGCTCGCTCTACTCACCAGCGATCATCTCCTCGCTGAGGTAGGACCTGGCCTCAGCCTGTTGGTCCGTctgtagaaaacagagagagtCAGAGCACAGAAGGGCAGACTCTCACCCCAGCTTCAGCCTCCCTAGCCCCCTCTTGTATTAGGAAGAGCCCCTGGGCCCTCCTGAACCACGCCAAACCAGCAGTACCTCCCAGGTACCCGTGGTGCCCATCCCCAGAACCAAGGGGACACAGGTTAGACCAGTTTCTTCAGAGAGTCTGGAACCCCCATCCCAACAGTGACCTTTGGCAAGTCACTCTTCCTGTGACTTTGTAGGGATAATATGAAATCAGGGTCGAGAGACGGCTTGTGTTAGTGACATTCACGGGTGATCTTTTTTTTAGATTCCCTGCCTCCTAATGCTGCCTGGGACTTGACCAGTTGATCAATACATATTTGTCCTCAACTAAATAACAGAATGCAAAGTCACAGAACATCTGCCAAGCTCTTGGACGCCGAGACCACAAGAAGAGATGGGCAGCTTTGCCTCAGATAGTTCTCAGAGGCAAGACTTCCCACTCCGTCGTCGGGGTACACTCCTCTCTCGATGTCAAATGTTATGGGGCCTTGCCTTGGTGTGAAAATAAGAAACCTTTGTTCCGTTTCAAGGTTCCAGTTTTGGTGTTTagagagtcttgctatgtagctcaggttggcctggaacgcCACATGTGAGCATGTAAGtaagatttctgtgaatttctcCGGGTCACACCCAAACCAGGCCATCTGGGTCAGGGCTTTGGACTCGAGATGGTGAGGGAGGGGTGGCGAGTCCCAAGACATTCTTCATCCAGCTGGCCccgttcctccttccctcctccggCTCTTGGCCTGATCCAGGAGGATAGGCTATTTTTAGTTGGGCATGGGCAATGGCAGCTGGTCTCTGGAGTCCAATTACTTCTTCAAGTCAAGTAGGAGGGGTACTCAGAAGAAAGCGGCAGGTCCAGATTAGACCCCTCTGTGGCTGGTCAGAGGTTCTAACGCTGGCCGGGCACCCACCCTACCCACCATCATCCTCAGGATTCTTAGAGGAAGCCTTCCTTCTTGGGTTGCCAGAGGCTTGGCTGGGCCTATGAAGCCTACTCCGTGTCTGCCTGGCTGGGTGACTTTTCCTCGTGATCGCCATCTCTCCGAGGAAGCAGGCAGGCTAAGACCTTTCCACATAGCTCTGGCTGCACAATAGCACTGTCGCAAGCCTCAAGGTGGCCAGGAAGTCATAGACTTTGAAGATCAATTCCTGGACTATCCTGGCCAGCCCTCCCCACCCA
The DNA window shown above is from Mus pahari chromosome 3, PAHARI_EIJ_v1.1, whole genome shotgun sequence and carries:
- the Tnnc2 gene encoding troponin C, skeletal muscle; its protein translation is MTDQQAEARSYLSEEMIAEFKAAFDMFDADGGGDISVKELGTVMRMLGQTPTKEELDAIIEEVDEDGSGTIDFEEFLVMMVRQMKEDAKGKSEEELAECFRIFDRNADGYIDAEELAEIFRASGEHVTEEEIESLMKDGDKNNDGRIDFDEFLKMMEGVQ